A section of the Drosophila subobscura isolate 14011-0131.10 chromosome A, UCBerk_Dsub_1.0, whole genome shotgun sequence genome encodes:
- the LOC117903765 gene encoding transport and Golgi organization protein 2 isoform X2 — translation MCVIFFYTNSNPQPGGYRLILASNRDEFFARKTVAATEWPNADHVVGGIDLEPGREGGTWLAIGSDSASAGASGVFKVGALLNLTGEPKPRDAVGRGTIVADFVSQFDEPTNSLNFNQSLLEDCTKYSAFNFVSIEIGPRSVPAQIRLLSNVPPTLNEFEEGKCYGFGNSLPGTPFEKVRFGQQQFARIVEQHGADSAETLSAQLLQLLKNKTKFWPDAELKRRAPNWGEELSALNVHIVDRGYGSRTHSIILVDANNQMHFFEENFEPEMNPQELWNPVTVVHKHLGGKLV, via the exons ATGTGCGTGATCTTCTTTTACACCAATTCAAATCCTCAGCCCGGTGGCTACAGGCTCATTCTGGCCTCCAATCGCGATGAGTTCTTTGCACGCAAAACAGTGGCGGCCACCGAATGGCCCAATGCGGATCATGTCGTTGGTG GCATTGATCTTGAGCCGGGTCGCGAGGGCGGCACCTGGCTGGCCattggcagcgacagcgccaGCGCCGGTGCCAGCGGAGTGTTCAAAGTTGGGGCGTTGCTCAATCTCACGGGCGAGCCCAAGCCCCGCGATGCAGTTG GGCGCGGCACCATTGTGGCGGACTTTGTGTCCCAGTTCGATGAGCCCACGAACAGCCTGAACTTCAACCAGAGCCTGCTCGAGGACTGCACCAAGTACAGCGCCTTCAATTTTGTCTCCATTGAGATTGG GCCGCGATCCGTGCCAGCCCAGATCCGACTGCTGAGCAATGTGCCGCCCACGCTGAACGAGTTTGAGGAGGGCAAATGCTATGGCTTCGGCAACAGTCTGCCCGGCACACCCTTCGAGAAGGTGcgctttggccagcagcagtttgCCCGCATTGTGGAGCAGCATGGCGCGGACAGTGCGGAGACACTCAgcgcccagctgctgcagctgctcaagaACAAGACGAAATTCTGGCCCGACGCGGAGCTGAAGCGGCGGGCACCCAACTGGGGTGAGGAGCTGAGTGCGCTCAATGTGCACATTGTCGATCGTGGCTATGGCAGTCGCACGCACTCAATCATCCTCGTGGACGCCAACAATCAAATGCACTTCTTCGAGGAAAACTTTGAGCCCGAAATGAATCCGCAAGAGCTCTGGAATCCAGTTACAGTGGTGCACAAGCATTTAGGGGGCAAACTAgtctaa
- the LOC117903765 gene encoding transport and Golgi organization protein 2 isoform X1, giving the protein MCVIFFYTNSNPQPGGYRLILASNRDEFFARKTVAATEWPNADHVVGGIDLEPGREGGTWLAIGSDSASAGASGVFKVGALLNLTGEPKPRDAVAHKNILQPNNQNNNHNSSSCHSCPTKRHENNEHFLLGRGTIVADFVSQFDEPTNSLNFNQSLLEDCTKYSAFNFVSIEIGPRSVPAQIRLLSNVPPTLNEFEEGKCYGFGNSLPGTPFEKVRFGQQQFARIVEQHGADSAETLSAQLLQLLKNKTKFWPDAELKRRAPNWGEELSALNVHIVDRGYGSRTHSIILVDANNQMHFFEENFEPEMNPQELWNPVTVVHKHLGGKLV; this is encoded by the exons ATGTGCGTGATCTTCTTTTACACCAATTCAAATCCTCAGCCCGGTGGCTACAGGCTCATTCTGGCCTCCAATCGCGATGAGTTCTTTGCACGCAAAACAGTGGCGGCCACCGAATGGCCCAATGCGGATCATGTCGTTGGTG GCATTGATCTTGAGCCGGGTCGCGAGGGCGGCACCTGGCTGGCCattggcagcgacagcgccaGCGCCGGTGCCAGCGGAGTGTTCAAAGTTGGGGCGTTGCTCAATCTCACGGGCGAGCCCAAGCCCCGCGATGCAGTTG CGCACAAGAACATTTTGCAACCAAataaccaaaacaacaaccacaacagcagcagctgccacagctgccccACCAAGAGGCATGAAAATAACGAACATTTCTTACTAGGGCGCGGCACCATTGTGGCGGACTTTGTGTCCCAGTTCGATGAGCCCACGAACAGCCTGAACTTCAACCAGAGCCTGCTCGAGGACTGCACCAAGTACAGCGCCTTCAATTTTGTCTCCATTGAGATTGG GCCGCGATCCGTGCCAGCCCAGATCCGACTGCTGAGCAATGTGCCGCCCACGCTGAACGAGTTTGAGGAGGGCAAATGCTATGGCTTCGGCAACAGTCTGCCCGGCACACCCTTCGAGAAGGTGcgctttggccagcagcagtttgCCCGCATTGTGGAGCAGCATGGCGCGGACAGTGCGGAGACACTCAgcgcccagctgctgcagctgctcaagaACAAGACGAAATTCTGGCCCGACGCGGAGCTGAAGCGGCGGGCACCCAACTGGGGTGAGGAGCTGAGTGCGCTCAATGTGCACATTGTCGATCGTGGCTATGGCAGTCGCACGCACTCAATCATCCTCGTGGACGCCAACAATCAAATGCACTTCTTCGAGGAAAACTTTGAGCCCGAAATGAATCCGCAAGAGCTCTGGAATCCAGTTACAGTGGTGCACAAGCATTTAGGGGGCAAACTAgtctaa